A region from the Halosolutus gelatinilyticus genome encodes:
- the ppsA gene encoding phosphoenolpyruvate synthase, with translation MAVLWLEEISADDLETVGGKGASLGELTGAGLPVPPGFVVTAGTYRSFIEEANIDEELFAAVDVDVDESNALAEAADRAQELILETPFPEDRREEILDAYREVGDGDAFVAVRSSATAEDLPDASFAGQQETFLNVTEEALLDRVRECWASLFTQRAIYYRQEQGFDHSAVNIAVVVQQMVDAEKSGVMFTSHPSTGDPTMIIEAAWGLGEAVVSGAVSPDNYVVERDDRSIDATVAEKKVMHVKDEETGETVEREVAEEKRNARVLADDEIDELLDLGERVEDHYDQPQDVEWAIADGDVYMLQSRPITTIDEQDAGAVDPLESEIEAAKGVTDGSGSVQAAEDTGTEAGTSGASSEVVVDGLGSSPGTVSGAARIVKKLDDLDRVGEGDIIVTEMTMPDMVPAMKRAAGIITDEGGMTSHAAIVSRELGVPAIVGTTNATTVLQDGQVVTLDGEKGRVLEGREVEPDEETEPVEEVRPQSPVKPMTATEVKVNVSIPEAAERAAATGADGVGLLRMEHMILSLNRTPAKFIEDEGEDAYVSELVQGVRTVADEFYPRPVRVRTLDAPTDEFRQLEGGENEPDEHNPMLGYRGIRRSLDRPDVFAHELEAFRRLYEMGYDNVEIMFPLVNDAEDVYRAKQLLTEAGIDPEKRKWGVMIETPASALSIEGMAEAGIDFASFGTNDLTQYTLAVDRNNEHVADRFDELHPAVLRLIGDVIATCREHDVATSICGQAGSKPEMAQFLVNEGVSSISANIDAVRDVQHEVKRVEQKLMLESVR, from the coding sequence ATGGCTGTACTCTGGCTGGAAGAAATCAGCGCCGACGACCTCGAGACGGTCGGCGGAAAAGGTGCGTCCCTCGGCGAGTTGACGGGAGCCGGGCTGCCCGTCCCGCCCGGATTCGTCGTCACCGCGGGGACGTACCGCTCGTTCATCGAAGAGGCGAACATCGACGAGGAGTTGTTCGCCGCCGTCGACGTCGACGTCGACGAGTCGAACGCGCTCGCCGAGGCGGCCGATCGCGCGCAAGAACTCATCCTCGAAACTCCCTTCCCCGAGGACCGCCGCGAGGAGATCCTCGACGCCTACCGAGAGGTCGGCGACGGGGACGCCTTCGTCGCCGTCCGCTCGTCGGCGACGGCCGAGGATCTGCCCGACGCGTCCTTCGCCGGCCAACAGGAGACGTTCCTCAACGTCACCGAGGAGGCCCTGCTCGATCGGGTCCGCGAGTGCTGGGCCTCGCTGTTCACCCAGCGGGCGATCTACTACCGCCAGGAGCAGGGCTTCGACCACTCGGCGGTGAACATCGCGGTCGTCGTCCAGCAGATGGTCGACGCCGAGAAGTCCGGCGTGATGTTCACGAGCCACCCCTCGACCGGCGATCCGACGATGATCATCGAAGCCGCCTGGGGCCTCGGCGAAGCGGTCGTCTCCGGCGCCGTCTCGCCGGACAACTACGTCGTCGAGCGCGACGATCGATCGATCGACGCGACCGTCGCCGAGAAGAAGGTGATGCACGTCAAGGACGAGGAAACCGGCGAGACGGTCGAGCGCGAGGTCGCCGAGGAAAAGCGCAACGCGCGCGTTCTCGCCGACGACGAGATCGACGAACTGCTCGATCTCGGCGAGCGCGTCGAGGACCACTACGACCAGCCCCAGGACGTCGAATGGGCGATCGCCGATGGGGACGTCTACATGCTCCAGTCGCGGCCGATCACGACGATCGACGAGCAGGACGCGGGCGCCGTCGATCCGCTCGAGAGCGAGATCGAGGCGGCGAAGGGGGTGACCGACGGCAGCGGTAGCGTCCAGGCCGCCGAAGACACCGGGACGGAGGCTGGGACGTCCGGCGCGTCCAGCGAGGTCGTCGTCGACGGCCTCGGCTCGAGTCCGGGAACGGTCAGCGGCGCCGCCCGGATCGTCAAGAAACTCGACGACCTCGACAGGGTCGGCGAGGGCGACATCATCGTCACCGAGATGACGATGCCTGACATGGTTCCCGCGATGAAACGCGCCGCGGGGATCATCACCGACGAGGGCGGCATGACCAGCCACGCCGCGATCGTCTCGCGGGAACTGGGCGTCCCCGCGATCGTCGGCACGACCAACGCCACGACGGTCCTCCAGGACGGCCAGGTTGTCACGCTCGACGGCGAGAAGGGCCGGGTGCTCGAGGGACGCGAGGTCGAACCCGACGAGGAGACCGAACCCGTCGAGGAGGTCCGTCCGCAGTCGCCGGTCAAGCCGATGACCGCGACGGAGGTCAAGGTGAACGTCTCCATTCCGGAGGCCGCCGAACGAGCGGCCGCCACCGGCGCCGACGGCGTCGGCCTGCTCCGCATGGAGCACATGATCCTCTCGCTGAATCGGACGCCCGCGAAGTTCATCGAGGACGAGGGCGAGGACGCGTACGTCTCGGAACTCGTTCAGGGCGTCCGCACCGTCGCCGACGAGTTCTACCCGCGCCCCGTCCGCGTGCGCACACTCGACGCCCCGACCGACGAGTTCCGCCAGCTCGAAGGCGGCGAGAACGAGCCCGACGAGCACAACCCCATGCTCGGCTACCGCGGCATCCGGCGCTCGCTCGATCGACCGGACGTCTTCGCCCACGAACTCGAGGCGTTCCGTCGGCTGTACGAGATGGGCTACGACAACGTCGAGATCATGTTCCCGCTGGTCAACGACGCCGAGGACGTCTACCGCGCGAAACAGCTGCTGACGGAGGCCGGGATCGACCCCGAAAAGCGCAAGTGGGGCGTGATGATCGAGACACCCGCCTCCGCGCTGTCGATCGAGGGAATGGCCGAGGCGGGCATCGACTTCGCCTCCTTCGGGACGAACGACCTCACCCAGTACACGCTCGCGGTCGATCGGAACAACGAGCACGTCGCCGATCGGTTCGACGAACTCCACCCCGCCGTGCTCCGGCTGATCGGCGACGTGATCGCGACCTGCCGCGAACACGACGTCGCCACGAGCATCTGCGGCCAGGCCGGCTCCAAGCCGGAGATGGCTCAGTTCCTCGTCAACGAGGGCGTGAGTTCGATCTCCGCGAACATCGACGCCGTCCGCGACGTCCAGCACGAAGTGAAGCGGGTCGAGCAGAAGCTGATGCTCGAGTCGGTTCGATAA
- a CDS encoding phosphoribosyltransferase — protein sequence MSDLPDDFDCTITNWDYIYGLCRDVSDEVRRDEFEPDVIVALARGGWFAGRCLCDFLGLDDLTSLKMEHYVGTAEKSGEPTVRYPMPEGSVEGKDVLIIDDIADTGGSIEHAYEYVDERDADEVRTATLQLLQTSVFEPEYVGERLEEWTWIVYPWNFIEDMTDLISGVMDQADQETFTREEIRHFLAEFHGIDRIEMEIAQPDRIPEVLAEMERRDVIESTGPDEWALATE from the coding sequence ATGTCCGACTTACCGGACGACTTCGACTGTACGATCACGAACTGGGACTACATCTACGGCCTGTGTCGAGACGTGAGCGACGAGGTTCGACGCGACGAGTTCGAACCAGACGTCATCGTCGCGCTCGCCCGCGGCGGCTGGTTCGCGGGCCGGTGTCTCTGTGACTTTCTCGGACTCGACGATCTGACGAGCCTGAAGATGGAACATTACGTCGGCACCGCCGAGAAGAGCGGCGAACCGACCGTCCGGTACCCGATGCCCGAGGGCAGCGTCGAGGGCAAGGACGTCCTCATCATCGACGACATCGCCGACACCGGCGGCTCGATCGAACACGCCTACGAGTACGTCGACGAGCGGGACGCCGACGAAGTCCGCACGGCGACGCTCCAACTCCTCCAGACGAGCGTGTTCGAACCCGAGTACGTCGGCGAACGCCTCGAGGAGTGGACCTGGATCGTCTACCCGTGGAACTTCATCGAGGACATGACCGATCTGATCTCGGGCGTGATGGACCAGGCCGACCAGGAGACGTTCACGCGGGAGGAGATCCGTCACTTCCTCGCCGAGTTCCACGGCATCGATCGGATCGAGATGGAGATCGCACAGCCCGATCGGATTCCCGAGGTGCTGGCGGAGATGGAACGACGCGACGTCATCGAGTCGACGGGGCCGGACGAGTGGGCGCTCGCGACGGAGTGA
- a CDS encoding glycosyltransferase — protein MNGRLPRAVEHAGTAAGAAGLLLVGLVHGADVQRLTIDLFVVTIRFVFLEALSTVAVFTLFVTLTGALLVREVWTSRDAVQPIADGPPVTAIVPVYRDHRVMDASVESLVESEYDPLEIAIVAEPNDDATCERARELADAHDGVEVLINGESGSKAGAVNYAVRELDAENVAVFDADEWIAPEFLSQAMGALSDGADVFQGRRVPRPTGPVETVAYCERIVFHASYKLVELFDFTNCRSSSTVMTREAFERVDGYDDVLTEDLNFAHACYREGLDVRQARQCTNTMEAPHTLSDLWGQRKRWRVGQIEVLHATLVELLRGRVRRRGLVSIGRMCSSLFGCLVTLALASKLLLLLVLDVESAFLMPFTVLLATIGLVAWRDRRDGRIDGLHWCVVLAPLFYPAFGILTLKSLLGYGLSWDGGWYRVEKTGT, from the coding sequence ATGAACGGCCGTCTGCCGCGCGCGGTGGAGCACGCCGGAACCGCCGCCGGCGCCGCCGGACTGTTGCTCGTCGGACTCGTCCACGGGGCGGACGTGCAGCGGCTGACGATCGATCTATTCGTCGTCACGATTCGATTCGTCTTCCTCGAAGCCCTCTCGACCGTGGCCGTGTTCACGCTGTTCGTGACGCTCACCGGCGCGCTCCTCGTTCGCGAAGTGTGGACGTCTCGGGACGCCGTTCAACCGATCGCCGACGGCCCGCCGGTGACGGCGATCGTCCCGGTCTATCGCGATCATCGGGTGATGGACGCGAGCGTCGAGAGTCTCGTCGAGAGCGAGTACGACCCGCTCGAGATCGCGATCGTCGCCGAACCGAACGACGACGCGACCTGCGAGCGCGCCCGCGAGCTCGCGGACGCCCACGACGGGGTCGAGGTACTCATCAACGGCGAGTCCGGTTCGAAAGCGGGGGCGGTCAACTACGCCGTCAGGGAACTCGACGCCGAGAACGTAGCCGTCTTCGACGCCGACGAGTGGATCGCCCCGGAGTTTCTCTCCCAGGCGATGGGTGCCCTCTCCGACGGGGCGGACGTCTTCCAGGGCCGGCGCGTTCCGCGCCCGACCGGTCCCGTCGAGACGGTCGCCTACTGCGAGCGGATCGTCTTCCACGCGAGCTACAAGCTGGTCGAACTGTTCGACTTCACGAACTGCCGGAGTTCCTCGACGGTGATGACCCGCGAGGCGTTCGAACGCGTCGACGGCTACGACGACGTGCTCACCGAGGACCTCAACTTCGCCCACGCCTGCTATCGCGAGGGACTCGACGTCAGGCAGGCCCGCCAGTGCACCAACACGATGGAGGCACCCCACACGCTGTCCGACCTCTGGGGACAGCGAAAGCGCTGGCGCGTCGGCCAGATCGAGGTGTTACACGCGACGCTCGTCGAACTGCTCCGCGGACGGGTCCGCCGTCGCGGCCTCGTCTCGATCGGCCGGATGTGTTCGAGCCTGTTCGGGTGCCTGGTCACGCTCGCGCTCGCCTCGAAACTCCTCCTCTTGCTCGTTCTCGACGTCGAATCCGCGTTTCTGATGCCGTTTACCGTTCTTCTGGCGACGATCGGGCTCGTCGCGTGGCGCGACCGGAGAGACGGCCGAATCGACGGCCTCCACTGGTGCGTCGTCCTCGCGCCGCTGTTCTACCCCGCCTTCGGCATCCTCACGCTGAAGTCGCTGCTCGGGTACGGTCTGAGCTGGGACGGGGGCTGGTACCGGGTCGAAAAGACGGGAACGTGA
- a CDS encoding PhzF family phenazine biosynthesis protein — translation MYDTRTVGVRLVDAFTDEPLAGNPAGVVPDADGLSTAQMQAIANELSVSETAFVLGSDDADRRIRYFTPTQEVDLCGHATIGSFAILREEGLDAGTTTLETNVGVLEIEVESDGTVWMTQDAPTIREVDVDYDRIADALGVERAALEGASADLPLAVSSTGLPFLIVPITYLSDLGNAEPDMRAIEALADDVDATGVYVFTFDALGAESTLHGRMFAPGAGVPEDPVTGTASGAVGAYLDRFGAFDDDFPDELRLEQGHYVDRPGVVSVRVAGTVRVGGRGVTVLDGTIAVPADEDDEILEA, via the coding sequence ATGTACGACACACGGACGGTGGGAGTGCGACTCGTCGACGCGTTCACCGACGAACCGCTCGCGGGGAACCCGGCTGGCGTCGTCCCCGACGCCGACGGCCTCTCGACGGCACAGATGCAGGCGATCGCGAACGAACTCTCCGTGAGCGAGACCGCCTTTGTTCTCGGGAGCGACGACGCCGATCGGCGGATTCGCTACTTCACGCCGACCCAGGAGGTCGACCTCTGTGGACACGCGACGATCGGCTCGTTCGCAATCCTCCGCGAGGAGGGGCTCGACGCGGGAACGACGACGCTCGAAACGAACGTTGGGGTGCTCGAGATCGAGGTCGAGTCGGACGGGACGGTCTGGATGACCCAGGACGCGCCGACGATCCGCGAAGTGGACGTCGACTACGATCGGATCGCCGACGCGCTCGGCGTCGAGCGAGCCGCGCTGGAGGGTGCGAGCGCCGACCTCCCGCTCGCGGTATCCTCGACCGGACTCCCGTTCCTGATCGTTCCCATCACCTACCTCTCGGATCTCGGGAACGCCGAGCCGGACATGCGCGCGATCGAAGCGCTCGCCGACGACGTCGACGCGACCGGGGTCTACGTGTTCACGTTCGACGCCCTCGGCGCCGAATCGACCCTCCACGGGCGGATGTTCGCCCCCGGCGCGGGCGTTCCGGAGGATCCCGTCACGGGGACCGCGAGCGGCGCCGTCGGCGCGTACCTCGATCGGTTCGGCGCGTTCGACGACGACTTTCCGGACGAACTGCGACTGGAGCAGGGCCACTACGTCGACCGGCCCGGAGTCGTCTCCGTTCGAGTGGCGGGAACCGTTCGGGTCGGCGGCCGCGGCGTGACGGTCCTCGACGGCACGATCGCCGTCCCCGCGGACGAAGACGACGAGATCCTCGAAGCCTGA
- a CDS encoding segregation and condensation protein A has product MTSEEPRSSEKASGEAASRESRSDSEKPTGERGDPRDSEGSGSRESDESGEDIPLNIAGHEDRERPGDETVLEFADDGDDPEIEGAKRDAEDEDEEVEPVELLVQLAKDGEIDPWDIDVVRVTDKFLAALDDADLRTSGRALFYASVLLRMKSDELFAPDEPEEEELPPWEAPFADEGPIDGGDGGRPAPGFDPVENLEAEMERRLERKQARGKPETLDELVRELRDAERGSWWKESRSYDTSDSPRGYGRGVQELSYHTEDEFRVDDEPTSDDVTHTTHEEDIEAVIDDVETVLEEQYEKGRDEVLYAEIDEVGGTRVMTYLALLFLAHRGRVTLEQDELFGDLWIQRVTLDAEPEEAIAD; this is encoded by the coding sequence ATGACTAGCGAGGAGCCACGCTCTTCGGAAAAAGCGAGCGGCGAAGCCGCGAGCAGGGAGTCGCGAAGCGACTCCGAAAAGCCGACCGGGGAGCGAGGCGACCCACGAGACAGCGAGGGAAGCGGGTCGCGAGAAAGCGACGAGAGCGGTGAGGACATCCCGCTGAACATCGCCGGCCACGAGGACCGAGAGCGGCCAGGCGACGAGACGGTCCTCGAATTCGCGGACGACGGAGACGACCCCGAGATCGAGGGCGCGAAACGGGACGCCGAGGACGAAGACGAGGAGGTCGAACCCGTCGAACTCCTCGTGCAACTCGCCAAGGACGGCGAAATCGATCCGTGGGACATCGACGTCGTCCGCGTCACGGACAAGTTCCTGGCGGCGCTGGACGACGCCGACCTCCGCACGTCGGGCCGGGCGCTGTTCTACGCGAGCGTCCTGTTGCGGATGAAAAGCGACGAGCTGTTCGCGCCGGACGAACCCGAGGAGGAGGAACTGCCCCCGTGGGAGGCACCGTTCGCCGACGAGGGGCCGATCGACGGCGGCGACGGCGGCAGACCGGCGCCCGGGTTCGACCCCGTCGAGAACCTCGAGGCGGAAATGGAACGGCGGCTCGAGCGGAAACAGGCCCGTGGAAAGCCCGAGACGCTGGACGAGCTCGTCCGTGAACTCCGGGACGCCGAGCGCGGCAGTTGGTGGAAGGAATCTCGCAGCTACGACACCAGCGACTCGCCGCGGGGGTACGGCCGCGGCGTTCAGGAACTCAGCTACCACACGGAAGACGAGTTTCGCGTCGACGACGAGCCAACGAGTGACGACGTCACGCACACGACCCACGAGGAGGACATCGAGGCCGTCATCGACGATGTCGAAACGGTCCTCGAGGAGCAGTACGAGAAGGGCCGCGACGAGGTCCTCTACGCCGAGATCGACGAGGTCGGGGGCACGCGCGTGATGACCTACCTCGCGCTCCTCTTTCTCGCCCACCGCGGCCGCGTCACCCTCGAACAGGACGAACTGTTCGGCGACCTCTGGATCCAGCGCGTGACCCTCGACGCGGAGCCCGAGGAAGCGATCGCCGACTAG
- a CDS encoding MATE family efflux transporter: MSSGPNVNEDSLTEGELVRPMFRLAWPLVVIQLLQVAYNVGDTFWLGALSPDAVGAISLAFPLLFLVISVGGGFTAAGAILIAQHTGAESGKGGLIAGQTISFISLVAIGLGIVGYYATEPMLEALPADSDTKAEILPLAAEYLEIFFLGVPFVFGFFVFASLMRGYGNTRAPMRVMAISVVINLLLDPLLIFGWWVFPELGVAGAAVATVLSRAIATAVGFYLLYYTDVGPEIGVDHIRPRLEYVTEIVRLGVPTALEQSMTALALVVMTAMVVTFPPAVVAAYGLGNRLISLAFLPAMGLGQATDSIVGQNLGADRSDRAAKATWIASGVIAGIMLLAGAIAFLFPEPFVSVFLTADEAGRAETIAYGVTYLQFAAFAFVFMGVLQVIQGAFRGAGNTKTALVFAVLGLWIVRVPITYYLIFIAEWGTTGIWTGVVLGDVASAIAAVAWFTRGTWKKSIVEEEPGSTADSADQADPAEDSTLAE, translated from the coding sequence ATGTCGAGCGGGCCGAACGTAAACGAAGACAGTCTCACGGAGGGCGAACTCGTTCGCCCGATGTTCAGACTGGCGTGGCCCCTCGTGGTCATTCAGTTGTTACAGGTCGCGTACAACGTCGGCGACACCTTCTGGCTGGGCGCGCTCTCGCCCGACGCCGTCGGCGCGATCAGCCTCGCGTTCCCGCTCCTCTTTCTAGTGATCTCCGTCGGCGGCGGGTTCACCGCGGCCGGCGCCATCCTCATCGCCCAGCACACCGGCGCGGAGAGCGGGAAGGGCGGGTTGATCGCCGGACAGACGATCTCGTTCATCTCGCTGGTCGCGATCGGCCTCGGAATCGTCGGCTACTACGCGACGGAGCCGATGCTCGAGGCGCTGCCCGCCGATAGCGACACGAAAGCGGAGATCCTCCCGCTGGCCGCCGAGTACCTGGAGATCTTCTTCCTCGGCGTTCCGTTCGTCTTCGGCTTCTTCGTCTTCGCCTCGCTCATGCGGGGGTACGGCAACACGCGCGCGCCGATGCGCGTGATGGCGATCAGCGTCGTGATCAACCTCCTGCTCGATCCGCTGTTGATCTTCGGCTGGTGGGTGTTCCCCGAACTCGGCGTCGCCGGCGCCGCCGTCGCGACGGTTCTCTCGAGAGCGATTGCGACGGCCGTCGGCTTCTACCTGCTGTACTACACGGACGTCGGCCCGGAGATCGGCGTCGACCACATCCGCCCGCGCCTCGAGTACGTCACCGAGATCGTCCGGCTGGGGGTGCCGACGGCCCTCGAGCAGTCGATGACGGCCCTGGCGCTGGTCGTGATGACGGCGATGGTCGTCACCTTCCCGCCGGCGGTGGTCGCGGCCTACGGCCTGGGCAACCGACTCATCTCGCTCGCGTTCCTGCCGGCGATGGGGCTAGGTCAGGCGACGGACTCGATCGTCGGCCAGAACCTGGGTGCCGACAGGTCCGATCGCGCGGCGAAGGCGACGTGGATCGCGTCCGGCGTGATCGCCGGCATCATGCTCCTCGCTGGCGCGATCGCCTTCCTCTTCCCCGAGCCGTTCGTCTCGGTCTTCCTCACGGCCGACGAAGCGGGGCGCGCCGAGACGATCGCCTACGGCGTCACGTACCTCCAGTTCGCCGCGTTCGCGTTCGTCTTCATGGGCGTCCTGCAGGTGATTCAGGGGGCGTTCCGCGGCGCGGGCAACACGAAGACGGCGCTCGTCTTCGCCGTGCTCGGACTCTGGATCGTCCGCGTCCCGATCACCTACTACCTCATCTTCATCGCGGAGTGGGGAACGACCGGGATCTGGACGGGCGTCGTGCTCGGCGACGTCGCCAGCGCGATCGCGGCCGTCGCGTGGTTCACGCGCGGGACGTGGAAGAAGTCGATCGTCGAGGAGGAACCGGGATCGACGGCCGACTCGGCCGATCAAGCCGATCCAGCCGAGGATAGCACACTCGCCGAGTAA
- a CDS encoding S8 family peptidase: MSNNNQIRRRNVLRTIGGSAALGLAGTVAASEELLEINVGFDDERGAEVARAEAAGGVKREFAFGAVTIDVPETAAKGLKKNPHVEYVEKNGEMRALDDYPWGIERVEADVAHDSGYGGAGASVSVIDTGIDSSHSDLEGNVAGGACFSGCSEGCETCWDDDNGHGTHVAGTAGAALNGDGVVGVGPDVDLYGVKVLDGNGTGTYSDIAAGIEWTADQGIDVANLSLGGRYSGVIHDACRYAAERGVLLVAAAGNGGCATCISYPAAFEECIAVSATDRDDTLANFSASGPEIELVAPGVDVLSTYPDDDYQRLSGTSMAAPHVAGAGAQLMATGLSRADARQRLRDTADDIGLPAEQQGYGLVNVRRALWP; encoded by the coding sequence ATGAGTAATAATAATCAAATAAGAAGGCGAAACGTACTGCGAACGATCGGCGGATCGGCGGCCCTCGGACTCGCCGGAACCGTGGCGGCTTCCGAGGAACTGCTGGAGATCAACGTCGGGTTCGATGACGAGCGCGGCGCCGAGGTCGCGCGAGCGGAAGCGGCCGGCGGCGTGAAACGGGAGTTCGCGTTCGGCGCGGTGACGATCGACGTCCCCGAGACCGCGGCGAAGGGTCTGAAGAAGAACCCGCACGTCGAGTACGTCGAGAAGAACGGCGAGATGCGGGCCCTCGATGACTACCCGTGGGGGATCGAACGGGTCGAGGCCGACGTCGCCCACGACAGCGGCTACGGCGGAGCCGGCGCCAGCGTCTCGGTCATCGACACCGGTATCGACTCGTCGCACTCCGATCTCGAGGGGAACGTCGCCGGCGGAGCCTGTTTCTCCGGCTGTTCCGAGGGCTGCGAGACGTGCTGGGACGACGACAACGGGCACGGCACCCACGTCGCGGGCACCGCCGGGGCAGCCCTGAACGGCGACGGCGTCGTCGGCGTGGGTCCCGACGTCGACCTCTACGGCGTCAAGGTGCTCGACGGCAACGGAACCGGCACCTACTCGGACATCGCAGCCGGCATCGAGTGGACCGCCGACCAGGGGATCGACGTCGCGAACCTCAGCCTCGGCGGGCGCTACTCGGGCGTCATCCACGACGCCTGCCGATACGCCGCCGAGCGCGGCGTCCTGCTCGTCGCCGCGGCGGGCAACGGCGGTTGTGCCACCTGCATCAGTTATCCCGCGGCGTTCGAGGAGTGCATCGCCGTCAGCGCGACGGATCGGGACGACACACTCGCGAACTTCTCGGCCTCCGGCCCCGAGATCGAACTCGTGGCGCCCGGCGTGGACGTGCTGTCGACGTATCCCGACGACGACTACCAGCGCCTCTCCGGTACGTCGATGGCCGCTCCGCACGTCGCCGGCGCCGGCGCCCAGCTGATGGCCACCGGCCTGTCTCGCGCAGACGCGCGCCAGCGACTCCGCGACACGGCCGACGACATCGGACTCCCCGCCGAGCAGCAGGGGTACGGTCTGGTAAACGTTCGGCGGGCGCTCTGGCCGTAA
- the thiC gene encoding phosphomethylpyrimidine synthase ThiC codes for MARTQIEAAREGTITEEMERAAERENRDPEFVREQVAAGRAVIPANRNHDAIDPMIIGREFATKVNANIGNSETTSDLAEEAEKLHAAVHYGADTVMDLGTGSDLDEIREMHVDRSPVPIGTVPLYEAVKRAGSPEDLTKDLLLEVIEKQAEQGVDYMTIHAGILLEHLPLTDGRKTGIVSRGGSIMASWMESHGKQNPLFQVYDEICEIFAAHDVTFSLGDSLRPGSLADACDEAQYAELDTLGELTRRAREYDVQVMVEGPGHVPMHKVAENVERQQAVCDGAPFYVLGPLVTDIAPGYDHITSAIGAAMAAQAGAAMLCYVTPKEHLGLPEEEDVREGLAAYRIAAHAGDVANERPGTRDWDDALSEARYAFDWREQFRLALDPDRARDYHDQTLPGDNYKEARFCSMCGVEFCSMRIDQDAREDGEMARLESTTDLDSSPAAEVNLPPTGTHEVDERDALAEEVPSGDD; via the coding sequence ATGGCGCGAACCCAGATCGAAGCCGCCCGCGAGGGAACGATCACCGAGGAGATGGAACGAGCCGCCGAGCGCGAGAACCGCGATCCCGAGTTCGTTCGGGAGCAGGTCGCCGCGGGACGGGCCGTGATCCCGGCGAACCGGAACCACGACGCGATCGATCCGATGATCATCGGCCGCGAGTTCGCGACGAAGGTCAACGCGAACATCGGCAACAGCGAGACGACCAGCGATCTCGCGGAAGAGGCCGAGAAACTCCACGCGGCGGTCCACTACGGCGCGGACACGGTGATGGACCTGGGGACGGGGAGCGACTTAGACGAGATTCGCGAGATGCACGTCGATCGCTCGCCCGTGCCGATCGGGACGGTGCCGCTGTACGAGGCCGTCAAGCGAGCGGGGAGTCCGGAGGACCTGACGAAAGACCTGCTTCTCGAGGTCATCGAGAAGCAGGCCGAGCAGGGCGTCGACTACATGACGATCCACGCCGGAATCCTGCTGGAGCATCTGCCGCTGACCGACGGGCGGAAGACGGGAATCGTCTCGCGCGGCGGTTCGATTATGGCGTCGTGGATGGAGTCTCACGGGAAGCAGAACCCGCTGTTTCAGGTCTACGACGAGATCTGTGAGATCTTCGCCGCACACGACGTCACGTTCAGCCTCGGCGACAGTCTCCGGCCGGGCAGTCTGGCCGACGCCTGCGACGAGGCCCAGTACGCCGAACTCGATACGCTCGGCGAACTCACCCGCCGCGCCCGGGAGTACGACGTCCAGGTGATGGTCGAGGGACCGGGCCACGTCCCGATGCACAAGGTCGCCGAGAACGTCGAGCGCCAGCAGGCCGTCTGCGACGGCGCCCCGTTCTACGTCCTCGGGCCGCTCGTGACCGACATCGCGCCCGGCTACGATCACATCACGAGCGCGATCGGCGCCGCGATGGCCGCGCAGGCCGGTGCTGCGATGCTGTGTTACGTGACGCCCAAGGAACACCTCGGGCTGCCCGAGGAGGAAGACGTCCGCGAGGGCCTCGCGGCGTACCGGATCGCCGCACACGCGGGCGACGTGGCCAACGAACGACCGGGCACCCGGGACTGGGACGACGCCCTCTCGGAGGCCCGGTACGCCTTCGACTGGCGCGAGCAGTTCCGCCTCGCGCTCGATCCCGATCGGGCCCGCGACTACCACGACCAGACGCTCCCCGGAGACAACTACAAGGAGGCGCGCTTCTGCTCGATGTGCGGCGTCGAGTTCTGTTCGATGCGGATCGATCAGGATGCGAGGGAAGATGGCGAGATGGCCCGCCTCGAATCGACGACCGATCTCGACTCCTCGCCCGCCGCGGAGGTGAACCTGCCGCCGACCGGGACGCACGAGGTCGACGAACGCGACGCTCTCGCGGAAGAGGTCCCGTCCGGAGACGACTGA